GCGAACGAGTCGAGGCCGCGACCGACGCCGATCCAGCGGTCCGGCAGGGTCGATGGGAGGCGGTGACTGACGAGTTCGCTCCCCCGATTGGAAGCGGCCCGTTCGTCCTCGACGATCGATCCGAACGCGATCACCTGACGCTCACGCGGTTCGAGGAGCACTTTACGCTCACCGACGACGCGCTCCCCGGCCCGACCACGGAGACAGTACGGATCGACGTCGAGCCCAGCAGTTTATCGGCCGTCGAACAGGTCGCCGACGGGACGGCCGACGTGACGACGTCGACGCTCGAGACACACGCCATCGAGGCGGCGACCGACCGGGAGACGGTCGAGGTACTCGAGTCGCCGTCCCGGACGTTCTACCACGTCGGGTTCAACGTTCGCCGCGAGCCGTTCACCACACCACAGGTTCGTCGCGCCGTCGCGGGACTCGTCGACGCGGCGTGGCTCGTCGACGCGGTCTTCGACGGCCGTGCGACGCCGGTCGCGTCGGCGCTCTCGGATGACTGGCTTCCGGATTCGATCGCAGACGAGCGGCCGGCCACCACGTTCTTCGGCACCGACGGCGACCTCGACGTCGAAGCCGCTCGAGCGGTCTTCGAGGACGCCGGGTTCCGGTACGATCCAGCGCACGACCGCCTGGTGAGACGCTGATGCTCACGGGCATCCTCGCTCGAGTACTGCTCGTCGTGGTCGTCATGCTGGCCGTCTCGATTCCGCTCGTCGTGGGCCGCGACCGGCTTACGCGAACGGCTCGAGCGTGGCGACCACGACTGCAGACGGCGGCCCCGATCGCCGCCGTCCTCGTCGTCGCCCTGTTGTTCAACCGGGTCGCCCGGGAGGCGTTTCCATCGATCTCCTGGCAGATCGGCTGGAACGCGACGTCGACGTTCCATCGACTCGAGGGCGACTCGATCCTCGTCTTTCAGTCGTACGCGACGTCGGAGCTGACGGCGTACTTCACGTTCGTCTACGTCTACGGCTACGTCTTCTTGCTCGTCTTCCCCCTGGTCGCGTACTTCGCACTGTCGAACACCCGATACCTTCGCGAACTGCTGGCCGCGTACACGTTCAACTACACGCTCGGGCTGGTCTGTTACGTGTTCGTCATCGCGTACGGCCCTCGAAACGTGATGCCGGAGCTGCTCGACACCGTGCTCTACGACGCCTACCCGCAGTATCAACACCTTACCCGGGAGGTCAATCACAACACGAACGTCTTCCCCTCCCTGC
This portion of the Natronobeatus ordinarius genome encodes:
- a CDS encoding phosphatase PAP2 family protein, which translates into the protein MLTGILARVLLVVVVMLAVSIPLVVGRDRLTRTARAWRPRLQTAAPIAAVLVVALLFNRVAREAFPSISWQIGWNATSTFHRLEGDSILVFQSYATSELTAYFTFVYVYGYVFLLVFPLVAYFALSNTRYLRELLAAYTFNYTLGLVCYVFVIAYGPRNVMPELLDTVLYDAYPQYQHLTREVNHNTNVFPSLHTSLATTVAIFAYRTHSEYPTWTPIAVVLAGSVALSTMYLAIHWAIDVVAGVVLAAVSVALAATVVGRVSLSLSRERLSRTFRRE